The Alteriqipengyuania halimionae genome contains a region encoding:
- a CDS encoding thioredoxin family protein, which translates to MRFAPTLAAIALLSGCASVPPASASRHPEAASYDASADAMAEVDAALDRAEGNGKRVIVALGANWCHDSRAFAGWLDTPRFQALANRAFEIVFVDVGNPQAGEGRNLGVVRRFGIDPVEGTPTVFVVDAEGTLLNPETARGWRNAASRSEDAIYAELERYAPPPGA; encoded by the coding sequence GTGAGGTTTGCGCCGACGCTGGCAGCGATCGCGCTTCTCAGCGGCTGCGCAAGCGTTCCGCCCGCATCCGCCTCGCGCCATCCCGAAGCGGCCAGCTACGACGCCTCTGCCGACGCGATGGCCGAAGTCGATGCGGCGCTCGACAGGGCGGAAGGCAATGGCAAGCGGGTGATCGTCGCGCTCGGGGCGAACTGGTGCCACGACAGCCGTGCCTTTGCCGGATGGCTCGATACGCCACGTTTCCAGGCCCTGGCGAACCGCGCATTCGAGATCGTGTTCGTCGATGTCGGCAACCCGCAAGCGGGCGAAGGGCGCAACCTCGGGGTCGTCCGCCGCTTCGGGATCGATCCCGTCGAAGGCACGCCGACCGTGTTCGTCGTCGACGCCGAGGGCACGCTGCTCAATCCCGAAACCGCCCGCGGTTGGCGCAATGCCGCGAGCCGCAGCGAGGATGCGATTTATGCCGAACTCGAACGATACGCGCCGCCGCCGGGTGCTTGA
- a CDS encoding zinc transporter ZntB, translated as MNAPDPTAEPSAEDDADGPLLFGRVLDGKGGARPISWDEAQYWEPQHPEEVMWVHLCRDRPGVIEWLRDTRALPEPTWELLVSDRTRPRAFREGGALVATLRGINFNPGAEPEDMVSMQMWCDGARLITLRRIPLQTPRRILRAIDAGDGPTDCGAIVTELAEQLVTRMNAAIVEMNDHIDTLEDSDPEEDAEGMLEQITLIRRNCLALKRHMAPQHVALEAISREAPAWFEDHDRREIAETIDRLRRYLDDIDISKESAMVMQDELRARSLAANERATYMLTIVAGIFLPLGFLTGLFGINVGGMPGLNDPDAFWEVVALCGGIMFGLFFLFRKLRWL; from the coding sequence ATGAACGCACCCGACCCGACCGCCGAGCCATCGGCCGAAGACGACGCCGACGGCCCGCTGCTGTTCGGCAGGGTGCTCGACGGCAAGGGCGGGGCCCGCCCGATCAGCTGGGACGAGGCGCAATATTGGGAGCCGCAGCATCCCGAGGAAGTCATGTGGGTGCATCTGTGCCGCGACCGCCCCGGCGTGATCGAATGGCTGCGCGATACGCGCGCCCTGCCCGAGCCGACCTGGGAATTGCTTGTATCCGACCGCACCCGCCCACGCGCGTTTCGCGAAGGCGGTGCACTCGTCGCCACGCTGCGGGGGATCAATTTCAATCCCGGTGCCGAGCCCGAAGACATGGTCTCGATGCAGATGTGGTGCGACGGCGCGCGATTGATCACGTTGCGCAGAATTCCGCTGCAGACGCCGCGCCGGATCCTGCGGGCGATCGATGCGGGCGACGGACCGACCGATTGCGGCGCGATCGTGACCGAACTGGCCGAGCAATTGGTCACGCGAATGAACGCTGCGATCGTCGAGATGAACGATCATATCGACACGCTCGAGGATTCCGATCCCGAAGAAGACGCCGAAGGGATGCTCGAACAGATCACGCTGATCCGGCGCAATTGCCTGGCGCTGAAACGCCACATGGCGCCGCAGCATGTTGCACTCGAGGCGATCAGCCGCGAGGCACCTGCCTGGTTCGAGGATCACGATCGCCGAGAAATTGCCGAAACGATCGACCGGCTGCGCCGCTACCTCGACGATATCGATATTTCGAAAGAAAGCGCGATGGTGATGCAGGACGAACTGCGCGCCCGCTCGCTCGCGGCCAATGAACGCGCGACGTACATGCTCACGATCGTGGCCGGGATCTTCCTGCCGCTCGGCTTCCTGACCGGGCTGTTCGGAATCAATGTCGGCGGGATGCCGGGGCTCAACGATCCCGATGCGTTCTGGGAAGTCGTGGCCCTGTGCGGCGGGATCATGTTTGGGCTGTTTTTCCTGTTTCGGAAACTGCGCTGGTTATGA
- the ispG gene encoding flavodoxin-dependent (E)-4-hydroxy-3-methylbut-2-enyl-diphosphate synthase: MNDIRPWRTIERRQSRQIMVGSVPVGGDAPITVQTMTNTPTEDVGATIDQIRRCEDAGADIIRVSCPTADATEHFDEIVKAATIPIVADIHFHYKRALEAADKGAACLRINPGNIGSSERVAEVVRAAKANGCAIRIGVNAGSLEKDLLEKYGEPCPEALIESALDHIKLLEDHDFHEYKVAVKASDVFLAVAAYHGLAEAVDCPLHLGITEAGGLIGGTVKSSIGIGNLLWAGIGDTIRVSLSAEPEEEVRVGFEILKALGLRTRGVRVISCPSCARQGFDVIRTVQALEERLQHIKTPMSLSVLGCVVNGPGEARETDIGITGGGNGKHMVYLSGVTDHHVQSGDMLDHIVDLVEQRAAQIEDEMSDAGNADAVAAE, encoded by the coding sequence CTGAACGATATCCGTCCCTGGCGCACGATCGAACGCCGCCAGTCCCGCCAGATCATGGTCGGCAGCGTGCCGGTCGGCGGAGATGCGCCGATCACTGTGCAGACGATGACCAACACCCCGACCGAGGATGTCGGCGCCACGATCGACCAGATCCGCCGCTGCGAGGATGCGGGCGCGGACATCATCCGCGTATCGTGCCCCACGGCCGATGCGACCGAACACTTCGACGAGATCGTGAAGGCGGCGACCATCCCGATCGTCGCCGATATCCACTTCCACTACAAACGCGCATTGGAAGCCGCCGACAAGGGCGCGGCCTGCCTGCGGATCAATCCGGGCAATATCGGCTCAAGCGAACGCGTGGCCGAAGTCGTCCGCGCGGCGAAGGCCAATGGCTGCGCGATCCGCATCGGCGTCAATGCCGGCAGCCTCGAAAAGGACCTGCTCGAGAAGTACGGCGAGCCCTGCCCCGAAGCGCTGATCGAGAGCGCGCTCGATCACATCAAGCTGCTGGAGGACCACGACTTCCACGAATACAAGGTCGCGGTGAAGGCCAGCGACGTGTTCCTCGCCGTCGCCGCCTATCACGGGCTTGCCGAAGCGGTCGATTGCCCGCTCCATCTCGGCATCACCGAAGCGGGCGGGTTGATCGGCGGGACGGTCAAGAGCTCGATCGGCATCGGCAACCTGCTGTGGGCCGGGATCGGCGACACGATCCGCGTGTCGCTGTCTGCCGAACCCGAAGAGGAAGTGCGCGTCGGCTTCGAAATCCTTAAAGCGCTGGGCCTCAGGACCCGCGGCGTCCGCGTCATCTCGTGCCCCAGTTGCGCGCGGCAGGGCTTCGACGTGATCCGCACCGTGCAGGCGCTCGAAGAACGGCTCCAGCACATCAAGACACCGATGAGCCTCTCTGTGCTCGGCTGTGTCGTCAACGGACCCGGCGAAGCGCGCGAGACCGATATCGGCATCACCGGCGGTGGCAATGGCAAGCACATGGTCTACCTCTCGGGCGTCACCGATCACCACGTGCAGTCGGGCGACATGCTCGATCACATCGTCGACCTCGTCGAACAGCGCGCCGCCCAGATCGAGGACGAAATGAGCGATGCCGGAAACGCCGATGCGGTAGCCGCCGAGTGA
- a CDS encoding isoaspartyl peptidase/L-asparaginase family protein, whose translation MRNLTALLAAPAMLLAALFLTMSPAVADEAPRWSIAIHGGAGTMSPERMDAETRAAYEAALQAALDAGAQVLADGGSAIDAVTAAIMLMEDDPKFNSGRGAVYTWDGVNEHDASIMDGRTRDAGASTGTRNVRHPILLARAVMEDSPHVFLSREGAEQFAAEQGLELVDPSWFGTEARKRALERYKEAQMKAGDTSQLAIDTKFGTVGAVARDKDGSMAAGTSTGGMTGKRWGRIGDSPMIGAGTYADNRACAVSATGWGEYFIRVGVAAEICARMRMKGESAQVAADAVIAEMGEMGGNGGVIVAGTNGDLAFAFDTAGMYRGRADSTGRNAVAIFASEVD comes from the coding sequence ATGCGCAACCTTACCGCCCTGCTCGCCGCGCCTGCCATGCTTCTGGCCGCGCTGTTCCTCACCATGTCGCCCGCCGTGGCGGACGAGGCGCCCAGATGGTCGATCGCGATCCATGGCGGGGCCGGCACGATGTCGCCCGAGCGGATGGATGCCGAAACCCGCGCCGCTTACGAAGCCGCGCTGCAGGCCGCACTCGACGCCGGTGCGCAAGTGCTGGCGGATGGCGGCAGCGCGATCGATGCGGTGACCGCCGCGATCATGCTGATGGAGGACGATCCGAAGTTCAATTCCGGGCGCGGCGCGGTCTACACGTGGGACGGGGTCAACGAGCACGACGCCTCGATCATGGACGGGCGCACGCGCGATGCAGGCGCCAGCACCGGCACCCGCAATGTGCGCCACCCGATCCTGCTCGCCCGCGCGGTGATGGAGGACAGCCCGCATGTCTTCCTGAGCCGCGAAGGTGCCGAGCAATTCGCTGCCGAGCAGGGGCTCGAACTGGTCGATCCTTCGTGGTTCGGCACCGAAGCAAGAAAGCGCGCGCTCGAACGCTACAAGGAGGCGCAGATGAAGGCCGGAGACACCAGCCAGCTTGCGATCGATACCAAGTTCGGCACGGTGGGTGCGGTCGCCCGCGACAAGGATGGCAGCATGGCCGCGGGCACTTCGACCGGCGGGATGACGGGCAAGCGCTGGGGCCGGATCGGCGATTCGCCGATGATCGGTGCTGGCACCTATGCCGACAACCGTGCCTGCGCCGTTTCCGCCACCGGCTGGGGCGAATATTTCATTCGCGTGGGCGTGGCGGCGGAAATCTGCGCTCGCATGCGGATGAAGGGCGAGAGCGCGCAGGTCGCCGCCGATGCGGTGATCGCCGAAATGGGCGAAATGGGCGGGAATGGCGGCGTCATCGTCGCCGGAACGAACGGCGATCTCGCTTTCGCTTTCGACACGGCAGGCATGTATCGCGGTCGCGCGGACTCGACCGGCCGCAATGCGGTTGCGATCTTTGCAAGCGAAGTCGACTGA
- a CDS encoding mechanosensitive ion channel: protein MQIGNYRFDENVAMEVLEKIGLAILVLLGTWIAARAAKWAFAQLVDKIAFFQRGTGSGKSLGESLGEIVGLLIWLFGLLVLLTVLGLASVADPINSLLGNVVEFIPNLVGAGLIFFIGLMVAKIVRDLITTSLQTVDFDKWANRGGVDTVTGNTTISKTIGTVIYAIIVVFVSILALDALNLDSVMAPASNMLQLIFDAIPRIIGAAILLGIGYVISRFVVDILKEILAGFGVDRSLQAAELLPEGTKASAVLARVVQVAIILFFAIAATRLLGFPELTELLNEVLALGGKVVFGAVVIGFGFLLANMLSRIISGAESGSLAASIVKWATIVLFTFMGLSFTGVGSLITETAFTAIVIGIAVAGALAFGLGGREWAARKLEQMDDAAAKPGVPPAPKPPGKRSTKLADDPLPPGA from the coding sequence ATGCAAATAGGCAATTATCGTTTCGACGAGAATGTGGCGATGGAGGTGCTCGAGAAGATCGGGCTCGCCATCCTCGTCCTTCTGGGCACATGGATCGCTGCGCGCGCGGCGAAATGGGCCTTCGCCCAACTGGTCGACAAGATCGCCTTTTTCCAGCGCGGCACCGGCAGTGGCAAGTCGCTCGGGGAATCGCTCGGCGAAATCGTGGGCCTGCTGATCTGGCTGTTCGGCCTGCTCGTGCTGCTGACCGTGCTTGGCCTCGCATCGGTGGCCGATCCGATCAATTCGCTGCTCGGCAACGTGGTCGAATTCATCCCCAATCTGGTGGGGGCGGGCCTGATCTTCTTCATCGGACTGATGGTGGCCAAGATCGTGCGCGACCTCATCACGACCTCGCTTCAGACGGTCGATTTCGACAAATGGGCCAATCGCGGCGGGGTCGATACCGTCACCGGCAACACCACGATCAGCAAGACGATCGGCACGGTGATCTATGCGATCATCGTCGTGTTCGTCTCGATCCTGGCGCTCGACGCGCTCAATCTCGACAGTGTAATGGCCCCGGCCAGCAACATGCTGCAACTGATCTTCGACGCGATCCCGCGGATCATCGGCGCGGCCATCCTGCTCGGCATCGGCTATGTCATCAGTCGCTTCGTGGTCGATATTCTCAAGGAGATTCTCGCCGGCTTCGGGGTGGATCGTTCGCTTCAGGCGGCCGAGCTGCTGCCCGAGGGGACCAAGGCCTCGGCCGTGCTGGCCCGTGTGGTGCAGGTGGCGATCATCCTGTTCTTCGCCATCGCCGCGACCCGCCTGCTCGGCTTCCCCGAGCTCACCGAACTACTCAACGAGGTGCTCGCCCTGGGTGGCAAGGTGGTGTTCGGCGCGGTCGTGATCGGTTTCGGCTTCCTGCTCGCCAACATGCTCTCGCGCATCATCTCGGGCGCGGAAAGCGGATCGCTGGCCGCCTCGATCGTCAAATGGGCGACGATCGTGCTGTTCACCTTCATGGGGCTGAGCTTCACCGGCGTCGGCAGCCTGATCACCGAAACCGCCTTCACCGCGATCGTCATCGGCATCGCCGTGGCGGGTGCGTTGGCCTTCGGCCTGGGTGGACGCGAATGGGCTGCCCGCAAGCTCGAACAGATGGACGATGCGGCCGCAAAGCCGGGCGTCCCGCCCGCGCCCAAGCCGCCGGGCAAGCGTTCCACCAAGCTCGCGGACGATCCGCTGCCGCCGGGCGCATAA
- a CDS encoding OmpP1/FadL family transporter: MKTDKSIIAALALTSALSTTPALAGGFYVQEQSAKEAGRAYSGEASAADSAATIFFNPAGMTELGGITIEGGGQLLFVDARQENTGSTRTYPGVAGTFPVTGSEGGNPFDQPIPVPSFYASAQVSERVWVGLGVSSPFGVSSGYEDGFFGRYDALDADLLTLNVQPSVAIKLSDNVSIGGGVDVQYIDATLANALPNPSPAAPDGRLEIGGDDISVGFNVGALVKAGAVRFGAHYRSQVKHTLEGTLDVTNLGGPLAPLNGEYDATTPITMPDIFTLSAALDPGGRWRGYATARFYDWSDFDRLDFVAPGFPPTSSPQNYADSMSIAAGGEYDVSEKLTLRAGTMWDESPVGDTFRSTRVPDGDRVWASMGATYALGDHLAVNLAYSHVFVSSEPIARTNVYYGGTAAQTTTVTRSNSTGNADVLAFSIAATF, from the coding sequence ATGAAGACGGACAAATCCATTATCGCCGCGCTTGCGCTGACCAGCGCGCTTTCGACCACGCCCGCTCTGGCCGGCGGTTTCTATGTGCAGGAGCAATCCGCCAAGGAGGCCGGGCGCGCCTATTCGGGCGAAGCGTCCGCTGCCGACAGTGCTGCGACCATTTTCTTCAATCCGGCCGGGATGACCGAGCTCGGCGGGATCACGATCGAAGGCGGCGGACAATTGCTGTTCGTCGATGCGAGGCAGGAGAACACCGGCAGCACCCGCACCTATCCGGGCGTCGCGGGCACCTTCCCCGTCACCGGCAGCGAGGGCGGCAATCCGTTCGACCAGCCGATCCCGGTCCCCAGCTTCTATGCCAGTGCGCAAGTGAGCGAACGGGTGTGGGTCGGCCTCGGGGTCAGCAGCCCGTTCGGCGTTTCCTCGGGGTATGAAGACGGGTTCTTCGGCCGCTACGATGCGCTCGACGCCGATCTCCTCACCCTCAACGTGCAGCCGAGCGTCGCGATCAAACTGTCGGACAATGTCTCGATCGGCGGCGGAGTCGATGTCCAGTACATCGACGCCACGCTCGCCAACGCGCTGCCCAACCCTTCGCCGGCCGCGCCCGATGGCCGGCTGGAAATCGGCGGCGACGACATTTCCGTCGGCTTCAACGTCGGCGCGCTGGTCAAGGCCGGTGCCGTGCGCTTCGGCGCGCACTACCGTTCGCAGGTGAAGCACACGCTCGAAGGCACGCTCGACGTGACAAATCTCGGCGGGCCGCTTGCCCCGCTCAACGGCGAGTACGATGCGACGACGCCGATCACCATGCCCGACATCTTTACGCTGTCGGCGGCGCTCGATCCCGGTGGCCGATGGCGCGGCTATGCCACGGCGCGGTTCTACGACTGGAGCGATTTCGATCGCCTCGATTTCGTCGCGCCCGGCTTCCCGCCGACCAGCAGTCCCCAGAACTACGCCGACAGCATGTCGATCGCAGCGGGCGGCGAATACGATGTCTCGGAGAAGCTGACTTTGCGCGCCGGTACGATGTGGGATGAAAGCCCTGTCGGCGACACCTTCCGTTCGACCCGCGTGCCCGATGGCGATCGTGTCTGGGCGAGCATGGGAGCGACCTACGCTCTCGGCGACCATCTGGCCGTGAACCTCGCCTACAGCCACGTCTTCGTTTCGAGCGAGCCGATCGCACGCACGAACGTGTATTACGGCGGCACCGCGGCGCAGACGACGACGGTTACCCGGTCGAACAGCACCGGCAATGCCGATGTGCTGGCCTTCTCGATCGCCGCGACCTTCTAG